One window from the genome of Hyperolius riggenbachi isolate aHypRig1 chromosome 6, aHypRig1.pri, whole genome shotgun sequence encodes:
- the LOC137522461 gene encoding uncharacterized protein: MPSPTEQLWKDAADSFLKKAKFPNCVGAVDGKHIRIQLPSGSGSRYYNYKKYFSVVLMAVVDANYKFLTIDVGSYGSTADSNIFRSSLIGSRLYNGTLNLPGPKPIQEHGEPMPHVMVGDEAFALHVNLMKPYPKRDLDTKKKVFNYRLTKARRFVECVFGVLSNKWRVFHSTLVMTPDHVDNVVKAACVLHNFVREKEGVNYDEIVDAAFTDHTGSFVRHTSAAGTVRDKFANYFVSSVGEDPFQYSQI; encoded by the coding sequence ATGCCTTCACCGACTGAGCAGTTGTGGAAGGATGCTGCAGACTCCTTCCTTAAAAAGGCCAAGTTTCCAAATTGTGTTGGTGCCGTGGATGGAAAACATATTCGGATACAACTTCCAAGTGGTTCTGGATCACGGTACTACAactataagaagtacttttcagtGGTGCTCATGGCAGTTGTCGATGCCAACTATAAGTTTCTGACGATTGATGTAGGATCCTATGGCAGTACTGCAGATTCCAACATCTTCCGATCGTCTCTCATTGGCAGCCGGTTGTACAATGGTACTTTGAACCTCCCGGGGCCTAAACCAATCCAGGAACATGGGGAACCAATGCCACATGTGATGGTCGGAGATGAAGCCTTTGCACTTCATGTCAATTTGATGAAGCCATACCCAAAGAGAGATCTGGACACAAAGAAGAAGGTGTTTAATTACCGTCTCACCAAAGCCCGCCGTTTTGTGGAGTGTGTGTTTGGAGTGTTGTCTAACAAATGGCGGGTTTTCCACAGCACTCTGGTGATGACCCCTGACCATGTAGACAATGTTGTAAAAGCAGCATGTGTACTGCACAACTTTGTGCGTGAAAAGGAAGGTGTGAATTACGATGAAATTGTGGATGCGGCCTTCACAGATCACACTGGCAGCTTCGTACGTCACACCTCAGCAGCTGGAACTGTCCGTGACAAATTTGCAAACTATTTTGTATCTTCTGTGGGAGAAGACCCCTTTCAATATAGCcagatttaa